A stretch of Geomonas oryzisoli DNA encodes these proteins:
- a CDS encoding efflux RND transporter permease subunit — MNLAEIFIRRPVMTSLVMLAIVLAGLIGYQLLPVNDLPSVDYPTIQVTANLPGASPETMASAVATPLERQLSTIAGIDTMNSTSGQGVTRITLRFALERDIDAAAQDVQSAITKASRQLPQDMPSPPSYQKVNPADQPVLYLVLSSKTLPLAQVNEYADTMIGQRISMVSGVAQVMVYGSQKYAVRARVNPMALASKKIGIDEVSQALSGGNVNLPTGTLQDASKAYAIQSQGELLDAAAYRPLIVAYRGGSPVRLSDLGSVVDSVENDKIAAWFNGSERAIILAVQRQPGTNTIEVVDSIKKLLPGFRDQLPGSVTLHELYDRSQAIRHSVADVKFTLVLTIALVIMVIFLFLRNLSATVIPSLALPISLVGTFAAMYALHFSVNNITLMALTLSVGFVVDDAIVMLENIVRHMEQGERPMEAALKGAKEIGFTIVSMTISLVAVFIPVLFMGGMLGRLLHEFAVTITCAILISGVVSLTLTPMLCSRFLHPPAEERHGRLYLFLERCFDAMLAAYSRTLSAVLRHRRATLAVTLVMTVVTVYLFKVMPMGLLPSEDLNSFYCTTEGAQGASFEEMVTHQQELAKRIAANPNIKGFMSTVGASGSRVGSNSGFMFITLKPRSERKDSVDQVIQQLRPKLAEVPGIQGFMQNPPPIRLEAQLSKSQYQFVLQSPDTQVLYESAAALEQKLKQVPQLLDVTSDLQLKNPQVDLKIDRDKATALGVTAQQIEDALYYAYGSRQVSTIFAPTNQYQVILELEPQYRLDPAALGLLYVRSSSGALVPLSTMTTLSKSLGPLSVNHLGQTTSVTVSFNVKPGAPLGEAVTAVEKMAASTLPPGINTGFQGAAQAFQSSTKGLTLLLLAAVVVIYLVLGILYESYVHPITILSGLPSAGLGALLTLMLFHKELDLYAFVGIIMLVGIVKKNAIMMIDFALDAQRREGKSPMDAIHQGCLVRFRPIMMTTMAALMGTLPIALAIGASSEGRRPLGLAVVGGLLVSQLLTLYITPVVYYYLDRAVQRGREFFRRKAPATQP; from the coding sequence ATGAACCTCGCCGAAATCTTCATCCGGCGCCCTGTGATGACCAGCCTGGTCATGCTCGCCATCGTGCTGGCGGGCCTGATAGGCTACCAGCTGCTCCCGGTGAACGACCTCCCCAGCGTCGACTACCCGACCATCCAGGTAACCGCGAACCTCCCCGGGGCGAGCCCGGAGACCATGGCGAGCGCGGTCGCCACGCCGCTGGAGCGTCAGCTCTCCACCATCGCCGGCATCGACACCATGAACTCCACCAGCGGCCAGGGGGTTACCCGGATCACGCTCCGTTTCGCGCTGGAGCGCGACATCGATGCGGCGGCGCAGGACGTGCAGTCCGCCATCACCAAGGCGAGCAGGCAGCTCCCCCAGGACATGCCGTCGCCCCCCTCCTACCAGAAGGTCAATCCCGCCGACCAGCCGGTGCTCTACCTGGTACTCAGCTCGAAGACCCTGCCGCTCGCGCAGGTGAACGAGTACGCCGACACCATGATCGGGCAGCGCATCTCCATGGTGAGCGGCGTGGCCCAGGTGATGGTCTACGGCTCACAGAAGTACGCGGTCCGGGCCCGGGTGAACCCGATGGCGCTTGCCTCCAAGAAGATCGGGATCGACGAGGTCTCGCAGGCGCTGTCCGGGGGGAACGTGAACCTCCCAACCGGCACCCTGCAGGACGCCAGCAAGGCCTACGCGATACAGTCGCAGGGGGAGCTCCTCGACGCCGCCGCGTACCGCCCGCTGATCGTCGCTTACCGCGGCGGCTCACCGGTGCGGCTCTCCGACCTGGGGAGCGTGGTGGACTCGGTCGAGAACGACAAGATCGCCGCCTGGTTCAACGGGAGTGAGCGGGCCATCATCCTCGCCGTGCAGCGCCAGCCCGGCACCAATACCATCGAGGTCGTGGACTCCATCAAGAAGCTCCTCCCCGGGTTCCGCGACCAGCTTCCCGGCTCGGTGACCCTGCACGAGCTCTACGACCGTTCCCAGGCCATCCGGCATTCGGTGGCCGACGTGAAGTTCACCCTGGTGCTCACCATCGCGCTCGTGATCATGGTGATCTTTTTGTTCCTCCGGAACCTCTCCGCCACGGTGATCCCGAGCCTGGCCCTCCCTATCTCGCTCGTTGGCACCTTCGCGGCGATGTACGCCCTGCATTTCTCGGTGAACAACATCACCCTGATGGCGCTCACCCTGTCGGTCGGTTTCGTCGTGGATGACGCCATCGTCATGCTGGAAAACATAGTGCGTCACATGGAGCAGGGGGAGCGCCCCATGGAGGCGGCGCTCAAGGGGGCCAAGGAGATCGGCTTCACCATCGTCTCCATGACCATCTCGCTGGTCGCCGTCTTCATCCCGGTGCTCTTCATGGGAGGGATGCTGGGGCGTCTGCTGCACGAGTTCGCCGTCACCATCACCTGCGCCATCCTGATCTCCGGCGTGGTATCCCTGACCCTCACCCCTATGCTCTGCAGCCGCTTCCTGCATCCGCCCGCCGAGGAGCGCCACGGCAGGCTGTACCTTTTTCTGGAGCGCTGCTTCGACGCCATGCTCGCCGCCTACAGTCGGACCCTCAGCGCCGTGCTCAGGCACCGCCGCGCCACCCTGGCGGTCACGCTGGTCATGACTGTGGTCACGGTGTACCTGTTCAAGGTGATGCCCATGGGGCTTCTCCCCAGCGAGGACCTGAATTCCTTCTACTGCACCACCGAAGGAGCGCAGGGGGCCTCTTTCGAGGAGATGGTTACCCACCAGCAGGAACTCGCCAAGAGGATTGCCGCCAATCCCAACATCAAGGGGTTCATGTCCACGGTCGGCGCCTCGGGCTCCCGGGTTGGCTCCAATTCGGGCTTCATGTTTATCACCTTGAAGCCGAGAAGTGAGAGGAAGGATTCGGTCGACCAGGTGATCCAGCAGTTGCGTCCGAAACTGGCCGAGGTGCCGGGCATCCAGGGGTTCATGCAGAACCCGCCGCCGATCAGGCTGGAGGCGCAGCTCTCCAAGAGCCAGTACCAGTTCGTGCTGCAAAGCCCGGACACCCAGGTCCTGTACGAGAGCGCGGCCGCCCTCGAGCAGAAGCTGAAGCAGGTGCCGCAGCTGCTCGACGTGACCAGCGATCTGCAGCTCAAGAACCCGCAGGTCGACCTGAAGATCGACCGGGACAAGGCGACCGCGCTCGGGGTCACGGCCCAGCAGATCGAGGACGCCCTTTACTACGCCTACGGCTCCCGGCAGGTTTCCACAATCTTCGCGCCGACCAACCAGTACCAGGTGATCCTGGAACTGGAGCCGCAGTACCGGCTCGATCCCGCGGCACTGGGGCTTCTCTACGTACGCTCCTCGTCGGGTGCGTTGGTGCCGCTCTCCACCATGACCACGCTCAGCAAGTCGCTGGGGCCGTTGTCGGTGAACCACCTGGGGCAGACCACCAGCGTCACCGTCTCGTTCAACGTGAAGCCAGGGGCCCCCCTGGGCGAGGCGGTGACCGCGGTCGAGAAGATGGCGGCGAGCACGCTGCCTCCGGGGATCAACACCGGTTTCCAAGGGGCGGCGCAGGCGTTTCAGTCCTCGACCAAGGGGCTCACGCTTCTTTTGCTGGCGGCGGTGGTGGTGATCTACCTGGTACTGGGGATCCTGTACGAGAGCTACGTGCACCCGATCACCATCCTGTCCGGGCTTCCTTCCGCCGGGCTCGGGGCGCTGCTGACGCTGATGCTGTTTCACAAGGAACTCGACCTGTACGCCTTCGTGGGGATCATCATGCTGGTCGGGATCGTGAAGAAGAACGCCATCATGATGATCGACTTCGCGCTGGACGCGCAGAGGCGAGAGGGAAAGAGCCCGATGGATGCCATCCATCAGGGGTGTCTGGTCCGTTTCCGTCCCATCATGATGACCACCATGGCAGCGCTCATGGGCACGCTCCCCATCGCGCTCGCCATCGGGGCAAGTTCCGAAGGGCGCCGCCCCTTGGGGCTCGCGGTGGTAGGGGGACTCCTGGTATCGCAGCTATTGACGCTGTACATCACCCCCGTGGTCTACTACTACCTGGACCGGGCGGTGCAGAGAGGGCGGGAGTTTTTCCGGAGGAAAGCGCCGGCTACGCAGCCGTAG
- a CDS encoding efflux RND transporter periplasmic adaptor subunit codes for MRIISFSHPIPRFLLLLLLLALSDTGCSNKTEKPKTKAPAPVTVARVTQKDVPVELRAIGNVEPYATVALKSRVAGMITGVQFKEGDDVAKGALLFTVDPRPFQASLAQAQANLARDLASANNAREQAKRYASLWQEGIVTREQYDQLQATADSLAASVASLRAAVDNAKLQLEYCFIRSPMAGRTGGLTTHPGNLVKENDTALVSINQIVPLYVTFALPEKDLATIKGRIGGKLPVEARVAGSAVAERGTVTFLDNGVDPATGTIKVKATFANARKALWPGQFVNVAITLDTRKGATVVPTRAVQTGQQGEFVYLVKPDATAEVRPVTTGPSLDGMTVIEKGLAPGDTVVTDGQVKLVPGGKVAVKGGAPA; via the coding sequence GTGCGCATCATCTCTTTTTCCCATCCCATTCCCAGATTCCTGCTGCTTTTGCTCCTTTTGGCCTTGTCAGATACCGGCTGTTCCAACAAGACGGAAAAACCCAAAACGAAAGCTCCGGCGCCGGTTACCGTGGCCCGAGTCACCCAGAAGGACGTTCCCGTCGAGCTGCGCGCCATCGGCAACGTCGAGCCCTACGCCACTGTCGCGCTCAAGTCCCGCGTCGCCGGCATGATCACCGGGGTGCAGTTCAAGGAAGGGGACGACGTCGCCAAGGGAGCGCTGCTGTTCACGGTGGACCCGCGCCCCTTCCAGGCCTCTCTTGCCCAGGCCCAGGCGAACCTGGCCCGGGATCTCGCCAGCGCCAACAACGCCAGGGAGCAGGCGAAGCGGTACGCGTCGCTCTGGCAGGAGGGGATCGTGACCCGCGAGCAGTACGACCAGCTCCAGGCCACCGCCGACTCACTGGCCGCCTCGGTGGCCTCGCTGCGCGCCGCGGTCGACAACGCCAAGCTGCAGCTGGAATACTGTTTCATCCGCTCCCCCATGGCCGGGCGCACCGGCGGCCTTACCACCCACCCCGGCAACCTGGTCAAGGAGAACGACACCGCGCTGGTCAGCATCAACCAGATCGTCCCGCTCTACGTCACCTTCGCCCTGCCCGAAAAGGACCTGGCCACCATCAAGGGGAGGATCGGCGGCAAGCTCCCGGTCGAGGCCCGGGTCGCCGGGAGTGCCGTCGCCGAGCGGGGAACGGTGACCTTCCTCGACAACGGTGTCGATCCGGCCACCGGCACCATAAAGGTGAAGGCGACCTTCGCCAACGCCCGCAAGGCGCTCTGGCCCGGCCAGTTCGTCAACGTTGCCATCACCCTCGACACCAGGAAGGGGGCGACCGTCGTCCCCACCCGTGCCGTCCAGACCGGCCAGCAGGGTGAATTCGTCTACCTGGTGAAGCCCGACGCCACGGCGGAGGTGCGCCCGGTGACGACCGGTCCTTCGCTGGACGGCATGACCGTGATCGAGAAAGGGCTTGCCCCCGGCGACACTGTGGTGACCGACGGGCAGGTGAAACTGGTTCCGGGAGGAAAGGTGGCCGTGAAGGGCGGGGCACCCGCATGA
- a CDS encoding PAS domain S-box protein, whose translation MKHPLRILIVDDSPEDAILIVRHLQKEFSPVYERVETPDEMNEALDRGGWHLVVSDYVMPRFSGLGALQLMHERGIDLPFIMVSGQMGEDAAVEAMRAGAHDYLIKDRLSRLIPAIRRELREAVVRRERRTAEEALSATEARFQSLVEQSLVGIFMLQEDIFIYANPKLGAIFGYAPDQLIEKRSLLDLVAGDDQIRVLTQFLRPLKEGSEPLHFFFRGKRQDGAAIDLEVNGTRTLINGSDAVIGTLLDITERRRAEAELSKLWRAVEQSPVSVVITDLRGCIEYVNPKFIEVCGYSEPELIGVKTSILKSGNMGDDFYKDLWQTICSGKEWHGELHNRKKNGELFWESCSISAVKNPEGQITHFVGVKEDITERKLVVDQLRQVQKMEAVGQLAGGIAHDFNNLLTVINGYSTLLIRALDASSPMRKEAEQILRAGERAADLTRQLLSFSRRQIMEPRVLDINRQVKSVQKMLERLIGENIRLVTALAPDAGLVRMDPGQLEQIVMNLVVNARDASETGGVITVETTNCELDESYIHLHPGSQAGSFVRLSVSDRGQGMTAEVKQRLFEPFFTTKEIRRGTGLGLATVYGIVKQCSGYIEVISEPGQGARFDIYLPRTFQEAESQGKQQLDEPIDTDHTILVVEDEPGVLNLVVHTLRMRGFRVLETTDPEQGIVLFEQHADEIDMLLTDVVMPFMSGPTLAERLLAKKPKLKVLFMSGHTDNRTSFEKTLERGMQFLPKPFASDALIRKVRDTLQGTGSQEATRAISGGSN comes from the coding sequence ATGAAACATCCACTGCGCATCCTGATCGTAGACGACTCTCCCGAGGACGCCATACTCATCGTTCGGCACCTGCAAAAGGAGTTCTCCCCCGTCTATGAACGGGTGGAGACTCCGGACGAGATGAACGAGGCGCTGGACCGGGGTGGGTGGCACCTGGTCGTCTCCGATTACGTCATGCCCCGGTTCAGCGGCCTCGGAGCGCTGCAGCTCATGCACGAGCGCGGCATCGACCTCCCTTTCATCATGGTCTCCGGCCAGATGGGCGAGGATGCCGCCGTCGAGGCAATGCGCGCCGGTGCCCACGATTACCTGATCAAGGACCGCCTATCCCGGTTGATCCCGGCCATCAGGCGCGAACTTAGGGAAGCGGTGGTGCGTCGCGAGCGGCGTACGGCGGAAGAGGCGCTATCTGCCACCGAGGCGCGCTTTCAGAGTCTCGTGGAACAGTCCCTGGTCGGCATCTTCATGCTGCAGGAAGATATCTTCATCTATGCGAACCCGAAGCTCGGTGCGATCTTCGGCTACGCCCCCGACCAGCTCATCGAGAAACGGAGCCTCCTCGACCTGGTCGCCGGCGACGACCAGATCCGGGTGCTCACCCAGTTTCTGCGCCCGCTCAAGGAAGGGAGCGAGCCGCTACACTTCTTCTTCCGCGGCAAACGGCAGGACGGAGCGGCCATCGACCTCGAAGTCAACGGCACCAGGACCTTGATCAACGGGTCGGACGCCGTGATCGGCACCCTGCTCGACATCACCGAGCGGCGGCGCGCCGAGGCCGAGCTGAGCAAACTGTGGCGTGCGGTGGAACAAAGCCCCGTGTCGGTGGTGATCACCGATCTGCGCGGCTGCATCGAGTACGTGAACCCGAAATTCATCGAGGTGTGCGGCTACTCCGAGCCGGAGCTGATCGGCGTGAAGACCAGCATTCTCAAGTCCGGCAACATGGGCGATGACTTCTACAAGGATCTGTGGCAGACCATCTGCTCCGGCAAAGAGTGGCACGGCGAGCTGCACAACCGGAAGAAAAATGGCGAGCTGTTCTGGGAAAGCTGCTCCATATCGGCGGTGAAGAACCCTGAAGGTCAGATCACCCACTTCGTCGGAGTAAAGGAAGACATCACCGAGAGAAAGCTGGTCGTCGACCAGTTGCGGCAGGTACAGAAGATGGAGGCGGTCGGACAGCTGGCCGGCGGCATCGCCCACGATTTCAACAACCTGCTCACCGTGATCAACGGCTACAGCACGCTGTTGATCCGGGCCCTGGACGCGAGCTCCCCCATGCGCAAGGAGGCGGAGCAGATCCTGCGTGCAGGTGAGCGCGCCGCCGACCTCACCAGGCAGCTGCTCAGCTTCAGCCGACGCCAGATCATGGAACCGCGGGTGCTGGACATCAACCGCCAGGTGAAATCGGTCCAGAAGATGCTGGAGCGGCTGATCGGCGAGAACATCCGGCTGGTTACCGCACTCGCGCCGGACGCCGGGCTGGTCAGGATGGACCCCGGACAGCTGGAACAGATCGTGATGAACCTGGTGGTGAACGCCCGCGACGCATCGGAGACCGGGGGGGTGATCACGGTGGAGACCACCAACTGCGAGCTGGACGAAAGTTACATCCATCTCCACCCCGGTTCCCAGGCCGGAAGTTTCGTCAGGCTCAGCGTGTCCGACCGGGGCCAGGGGATGACCGCCGAGGTGAAGCAGCGGCTCTTCGAGCCCTTCTTCACCACCAAGGAGATAAGGCGCGGCACGGGCCTGGGCCTGGCCACCGTGTACGGCATCGTGAAGCAGTGCAGCGGTTACATCGAGGTGATCAGCGAGCCGGGGCAAGGGGCGCGTTTCGACATCTACCTCCCCCGCACCTTCCAGGAGGCGGAGTCCCAGGGCAAGCAGCAACTCGACGAGCCGATTGACACCGACCACACCATCCTGGTAGTAGAGGACGAACCCGGGGTGCTGAACCTGGTGGTGCACACACTGAGGATGCGCGGGTTCAGGGTGCTGGAGACCACGGACCCGGAACAGGGGATCGTCCTGTTCGAGCAGCACGCCGACGAGATCGACATGCTGCTGACCGACGTGGTCATGCCGTTTATGAGCGGCCCGACCCTGGCAGAGCGGCTTTTGGCCAAGAAACCGAAGCTCAAAGTGCTTTTCATGTCTGGACACACAGACAACAGGACCAGCTTCGAGAAGACGCTGGAGAGAGGAATGCAGTTCCTGCCCAAGCCCTTTGCAAGTGACGCCCTGATCAGAAAAGTGAGGGATACCTTGCAGGGGACCGGGTCGCAAGAAGCAACCCGGGCGATTTCAGGAGGTAGCAATTGA